In a genomic window of Gemmatimonadetes bacterium T265:
- a CDS encoding drug:proton antiporter: MRDPNFVLLYVDDPAASATFYTTLLGRAPVEASPTFALFVLGSGLQLGLWSRHTVEPAPAALGGASELGFPVADATAVDATYDDWRARGLAMAQPPTAMDFGRTFVALDPDGHRLRVFAPAHPPAA, encoded by the coding sequence CCCGCCGCCAGCGCGACGTTCTACACGACCCTGCTCGGCCGCGCGCCGGTCGAAGCGTCGCCGACGTTCGCGCTCTTTGTGCTCGGGTCTGGCCTGCAGCTCGGGCTCTGGTCGCGCCACACCGTCGAGCCGGCGCCCGCGGCACTCGGCGGCGCGAGCGAGCTCGGCTTCCCCGTCGCGGACGCGACCGCGGTCGACGCGACGTACGACGACTGGCGCGCGCGCGGGCTCGCGATGGCGCAGCCGCCGACGGCGATGGACTTCGGCCGCACGTTCGTCGCGCTCGACCCCGACGGGCACCGGCTGCGCGTCTTCGCGCCGGCGCACCCGCCGGCGGCCTGA